A stretch of the Lolium perenne isolate Kyuss_39 chromosome 3, Kyuss_2.0, whole genome shotgun sequence genome encodes the following:
- the LOC127338118 gene encoding glycosyltransferase BC10-like yields the protein MKNPMPVPRSGSVGVMLLLLVFCLAYVLGLMSSAIFQNIYIHNTLSPLQLSVFWSQSSSPSSLPPPPEAVPCILPPSPPSQTTVLRTMSMTPSGGRRMEFTDFLAPSSGLMHNMTDEELFWRASMAPSMKSMPKHVIVHKIAFLFLVRGDLPLRPLWDKFFKGHEGLYSIYVHASPSYTGSPPPDSPFYGRMIPSQTTKWGHISLVDAERRLLGNSLLDLSNGHFALLSESCIPLFDFPAVQAYITGSNNNFVDSFDREESRERHSPFFAEHNVSLAQWRKGAQWFVMDRVFAREVVSDETYYGPVFRNGRHKYMDEHYIPTLVNILGLGHRNSNRSVMYSDWWTPRVRHPKSHSGSEVTEVLIKEMRRGMDGNCSYNGRAAEFCALFARKFRPDALLPLLDLAPKVMGFG from the exons ATGAAGAATCCCATGCCTGTGCCTCGTTCTGGCAGCGTCGGCGTCATGCTTTTGCTGCTCGTCTTCTGCTTAGCATATGTGCTGGGCTTGATGTCCAGCGCCATCTTCCAGAATATCTACATCCACAACACCCTGTCACCACTACAGCTGTCGGTCTTTTGGTCACaatcgtcatcaccatcatcactgcCGCCACCGCCGGAAGCAGTACCTTGCATCCTGCCACCATCGCCTCCTTCCCAGACGACGGTGCTGCGTACAATGTCGATGACGCCATCCGGCGGACGGCGCATGGAGTTCACGGACTTCCTGGCGCCGAGCAGCGGCCTCATGCACAACATGACCGATGAGGAGCTGTTCTGGAGGGCGTCCATGGCGCCGAGTATGAAAAGCATGCCCAAGCACGTCATCGTGCACAAGATCGCCTTCCTGTTCCTGGTAAGGGGCGACCTGCCGCTGCGTCCTCTGTGGGACAAGTTCTTCAAGGGGCACGAGGGGCTCTACTCCATCTACGTGCACGCGAGCCCTAGCTACACCGGCTCGCCGCCGCCGGACTCCCCGTTCTATGGCCGCATGATTCCTAGCCAG ACAACAAAGTGGGGACACATCAGCCTAGTGGACGCGGAGCGGCGCCTCCTAGGGAACTCGCTGCTCGACCTCTCAAACGGCCACTTCGCCCTCTTGTCGGAGTCTTGCATCCCACTCTTTGACTTCCCTGCCGTTCAAGCCTACATCACCGGCTCCAACAACAACTTTGTCGACAGTTTCGACCGCGAGGAAAGCCGCGAGCGCCATAGCCCCTTCTTCGCTGAACACAACGTCAGCCTCGCGCAGTGGCGAAAGGGCGCTCAGTGGTTTGTGATGGACCGTGTGTTCGCCCGCGAAGTTGTCTCCGACGAGACATACTATGGCCCGGTGTTCCGGAACGGCAGACACAAATACATGGACGAGCACTACATCCCGACATTGGTGAACATCCTGGGCTTGGGCCATCGCAACTCAAACCGATCGGTCATGTACTCGGACTGGTGGACCCCACGGGTGAGACACCCCAAGAGCCACAGTGGGAGCGAGGTGACGGAAGTGCTCATCAAGGAGATGAGGCGAGGAATGGACGGGAACTGCAGCTACAATGGCAGGGCGGCAGAGTTTTGCGCCTTGTTCGCGCGTAAGTTTAGGCCGGATGCGCTCCTGCCCTTGCTCGATTTGGCTCCCAAGGTTATGGGCTTTGGCTAA